The following are encoded together in the Methylorubrum sp. B1-46 genome:
- a CDS encoding HPr family phosphocarrier protein, with amino-acid sequence MSESVDGEVEPQPEVPEGGLVRILPIINRRGLHARASAKFVQTVERFTACVTVTRGGETVGGRSIMGLLTLGAAKGTTIAVVAVGDDAAPALDAIEALLAGRFGEDE; translated from the coding sequence ATGAGCGAGAGCGTGGACGGCGAGGTCGAGCCGCAGCCGGAGGTGCCCGAGGGCGGTCTCGTCCGGATCCTGCCGATCATCAACCGCCGCGGCCTGCACGCCCGCGCCTCGGCCAAGTTCGTGCAGACGGTGGAGCGCTTCACCGCTTGCGTGACCGTGACCCGCGGCGGCGAGACCGTCGGCGGGCGCTCGATCATGGGCCTGCTGACGCTGGGCGCGGCCAAGGGCACCACCATCGCCGTGGTCGCCGTGGGCGACGACGCCGCGCCGGCCCTCGACGCGATCGAGGCGCTGCTCGCCGGCCGGTTCGGCGAGGACGAGTAG
- a CDS encoding PTS sugar transporter subunit IIA codes for MIGMVLVTHGLLATEFKAALEHVVGPQKQVETITIGPEDDMELRRGDIMSAVGRVNSGQGVVVLTDMFGGTPSNLALSCMNGGQVEVVAGINLPMLIKLASVREAESLGDAVLHAQEAGRKYINVASRVLAGK; via the coding sequence ATGATTGGAATGGTGCTCGTCACCCACGGGCTGTTGGCGACCGAGTTCAAGGCCGCCCTGGAGCATGTCGTCGGCCCTCAGAAGCAGGTCGAGACGATCACGATCGGCCCGGAGGACGATATGGAGCTGCGCCGCGGCGACATCATGTCCGCCGTCGGCCGGGTCAACTCCGGTCAGGGCGTCGTGGTTCTCACCGACATGTTCGGCGGCACGCCGTCGAACCTCGCCCTGTCATGTATGAACGGCGGCCAAGTCGAGGTGGTCGCCGGAATCAACCTGCCGATGCTGATCAAGCTCGCCAGCGTGCGTGAGGCCGAGAGCCTCGGCGACGCCGTGCTCCATGCGCAGGAGGCGGGCCGCAAATACATCAACGTCGCCTCGCGGGTTCTTGCGGGCAAGTAG
- a CDS encoding HPr kinase/phosphorylase: MSGEGAAGEERPRETVHASCVLLDEAGVLIRGPSGAGKSALCLALLDRFFLEGRHARLVGDDRVQLEAHHGRLVARPHPALAGLIEIRGLGPRRLVTHAPAAVVRLVVDLVAAVERLPEAADTARLLGVAVPRLTLEPRHPREYLIREALGAGVAMRTHPAALVPGGARDV, translated from the coding sequence ATGAGCGGGGAGGGTGCCGCAGGGGAAGAGCGGCCACGAGAGACGGTGCATGCGAGCTGCGTGCTCCTCGACGAGGCCGGCGTGCTGATCCGAGGGCCGTCGGGGGCCGGCAAGTCCGCGCTCTGCCTCGCGCTTCTCGACCGCTTCTTCCTCGAAGGCCGCCACGCGCGTCTCGTCGGCGACGACCGCGTCCAGCTAGAGGCCCATCACGGCCGCCTCGTCGCCCGGCCCCACCCGGCGCTCGCCGGTCTGATCGAGATCCGCGGCCTCGGCCCGCGCCGCCTCGTAACCCATGCGCCGGCCGCGGTGGTGCGGCTCGTGGTCGATCTCGTCGCGGCGGTCGAGCGCCTACCGGAGGCCGCCGACACCGCCCGGCTCCTCGGCGTCGCAGTGCCGCGCCTCACCCTTGAACCGCGTCATCCCCGCGAATACCTGATTCGCGAGGCGCTTGGCGCCGGCGTGGCAATGCGGACGCACCCCGCCGCTCTCGTGCCCGGCGGCGCCCGCGATGTGTAG
- a CDS encoding stimulus-sensing domain-containing protein: MLAPLSRQPDSDEAHARRGVLARVLGSLTRPPLTWPRDLWNAVGQRASSSLTRRIVVLNLVGLIVLLFGFLYLNQFRQGLIQARVQSLLIQGDIIAGAIAAQASVDTDAIRVDPDKLLQQQAGEGRDFEDDPASLAFSLNPEKVAPLLRRLVTPTGNRARVYDREGSLLFDTRSLYARGDIARSDTAVKPPKPNVLERIWDFIGNRILGLVVSERSAQEEAGPQDGRAFREVQAALKGSRGTISRRNERGETIVSVAVPIQRAGSVRGVLMVSTQGGDIDRVIASERFGLLQVFLVAAAVMLVLSILLAGAIAGPVRRLADAAERVRRGIKSRQEIPDFTNRTDEIGHLSGALRDMTQALYRRLDAIESFAADVSHELKNPLTSLRSAVETLPLAKTDESRSRLMQIIQHDVKRLDRLISDISDASRLDAELARAEARRVDLGKLLTTVTSVANERRRGNAALIQFDIERPGAEIEDPFRIIGHDSRLGQVVNNLLDNARSFSPPGAKVRVALRRLKNEVEFVVEDEGPGIPEHALERIFERFYTDRPEQGFGQNSGLGLSISRQIIQAHHGSIRAENRPGPADEEGHPTVRGARFIVRLPVAPRADRYGEDDLAA; encoded by the coding sequence ATGCTCGCCCCCCTGTCCCGCCAGCCCGATTCCGATGAGGCCCACGCCCGCCGCGGCGTCCTCGCGCGGGTCCTCGGCTCCCTCACCCGCCCGCCCCTGACCTGGCCGCGCGACCTCTGGAACGCGGTCGGCCAGCGCGCCTCGTCGAGCCTGACGCGCCGCATCGTGGTGCTCAACCTCGTCGGGCTGATCGTTCTGCTGTTCGGCTTCCTCTACCTGAACCAGTTCCGCCAGGGGCTGATCCAGGCCCGCGTGCAGAGCCTGCTGATCCAGGGCGACATCATCGCCGGCGCCATCGCCGCCCAGGCCTCGGTCGATACCGACGCGATCCGGGTCGATCCCGACAAGCTCTTGCAGCAGCAGGCCGGCGAGGGTCGCGACTTCGAGGATGACCCCGCCTCGCTCGCCTTCTCGCTCAACCCCGAGAAGGTCGCCCCCCTGCTGCGCCGCCTCGTGACGCCGACCGGCAACCGCGCCCGGGTCTACGACCGCGAGGGCAGCCTGCTGTTCGACACCCGCTCGCTCTACGCCCGCGGCGACATTGCCCGCAGCGACACGGCTGTGAAGCCGCCCAAGCCCAACGTGCTGGAGCGGATCTGGGACTTCATCGGCAACCGCATCCTCGGGCTCGTCGTCAGCGAGCGCTCGGCCCAGGAGGAGGCGGGACCGCAGGACGGGCGCGCCTTCCGCGAGGTCCAGGCGGCGCTGAAGGGCTCGCGCGGCACGATCTCCCGGCGCAACGAGCGCGGCGAGACCATCGTCTCGGTGGCGGTGCCAATCCAGCGGGCGGGCTCGGTGCGCGGCGTGCTGATGGTCTCGACGCAAGGGGGCGACATCGACCGGGTGATCGCCTCCGAGCGCTTCGGCCTGCTCCAGGTGTTCCTCGTCGCCGCGGCCGTGATGCTGGTTCTGTCGATCCTGCTCGCCGGCGCCATCGCCGGGCCGGTGCGCCGCCTGGCGGACGCCGCCGAGCGGGTGCGGCGGGGCATCAAGTCGCGCCAGGAGATCCCCGACTTCACCAATCGCACCGACGAGATCGGCCATCTCTCGGGCGCGCTGCGCGACATGACCCAGGCGCTCTACCGGCGCCTCGACGCCATCGAGAGTTTTGCCGCCGATGTCAGCCACGAGCTGAAGAATCCGCTCACCTCCCTGCGCAGCGCCGTCGAGACCCTGCCGCTGGCCAAGACCGACGAATCGCGCAGCCGGCTGATGCAAATCATCCAACACGACGTGAAGCGCCTCGACCGCCTGATCTCGGACATCTCCGACGCCTCCCGCCTCGATGCGGAACTCGCCCGGGCCGAGGCGCGCCGGGTCGATCTCGGCAAGCTTCTCACCACGGTGACCTCGGTCGCCAACGAGCGGCGGCGCGGGAACGCGGCGCTGATCCAGTTCGACATCGAGCGCCCCGGTGCCGAGATCGAGGACCCATTCCGCATCATCGGCCACGACAGCCGGCTCGGGCAGGTCGTCAACAACCTGCTCGACAACGCGCGCTCGTTCTCGCCGCCCGGCGCCAAGGTGCGGGTGGCCCTGCGCCGCCTGAAGAACGAGGTCGAGTTCGTGGTCGAGGACGAGGGGCCGGGCATTCCCGAGCACGCCCTGGAGCGGATCTTCGAGCGCTTCTACACCGATCGGCCGGAACAGGGCTTCGGCCAGAATTCAGGGCTCGGGCTGTCGATCTCGCGGCAGATCATCCAGGCGCATCACGGCTCGATCCGGGCCGAGAACCGCCCGGGCCCGGCCGACGAGGAGGGGCATCCGACCGTGCGTGGCGCCCGCTTCATCGTGCGCCTGCCCGTGGCCCCCCGGGCCGACCGCTACGGCGAGGACGACCTCGCCGCATGA
- a CDS encoding response regulator transcription factor, with product MPTIALVDDDRNILTSVSIALETEGYRIQTYTDGASALDGLRHSPPDLAIFDIKMPRMDGMELLRRLRQKSDLPVIFLTSKDEEIDELFGLKMGADDFIHKPFSQRLLVERVKAVLRRFAPKDAAPGGAARSEADAAARSLERGQLMMDPERHTCTWKGEPVTLTVTEFLILQALAQRPGVVKSRNALMDAAYDDQVYVDDRTIDSHIKRLRKKFKVTDQSFDMIETLYGVGYRFKEG from the coding sequence ATGCCCACGATCGCCCTCGTCGACGACGACCGCAACATCCTGACCTCCGTCTCGATCGCGCTGGAGACCGAGGGTTACCGCATCCAGACCTACACCGACGGCGCCTCGGCGCTGGACGGTTTGCGTCACTCCCCGCCCGATCTCGCCATCTTCGACATCAAGATGCCGCGCATGGACGGAATGGAGCTTCTCAGACGCCTGCGGCAGAAATCGGACCTTCCCGTGATCTTTCTCACCTCGAAGGACGAGGAGATCGACGAGCTGTTCGGGCTCAAGATGGGTGCGGACGACTTCATCCATAAGCCGTTCTCGCAGCGCTTGCTGGTCGAGCGGGTCAAGGCGGTGCTGCGCCGCTTCGCTCCGAAGGACGCCGCCCCCGGCGGGGCCGCTCGCAGCGAGGCGGATGCCGCCGCCCGCTCGCTCGAGCGCGGGCAACTGATGATGGACCCCGAGCGCCACACCTGCACCTGGAAGGGCGAGCCGGTGACGCTCACCGTCACCGAATTCCTGATCCTCCAAGCGCTGGCGCAACGCCCCGGCGTCGTGAAGAGCCGCAACGCCCTGATGGACGCGGCCTACGACGATCAGGTCTATGTCGACGACCGCACCATCGACAGCCACATCAAGCGGCTGCGCAAGAAGTTCAAGGTGACCGATCAGAGCTTCGACATGATCGAGACGCTCTACGGCGTCGGCTACCGGTTCAAGGAGGGCTGA
- a CDS encoding HugZ family protein codes for MANDATPPAQERRGPAEPLPASEAPFDAIGLARHLLRSVRSGALATIDAADGTPFASLVTIATDSDGTPLMLLSRLSAHTRNLDNDPRASLLFSVGGKGDPLAHPRLTVTGRAARTDEPRIRERFLARHPKAKLYADFPDFGFFTLAPSAGHLNGGFAKAATLTPQELLLDLTGAEAVVAGERGAVEHMNADHADALALYAAGTGEPGTGWRLTGLDPEGLDLMAGERTARVPYPEPVRDMGSLRKVLVAMAAAARAADAPRPKA; via the coding sequence ATGGCCAACGACGCGACGCCGCCGGCACAGGAACGGCGCGGACCGGCCGAACCCCTGCCCGCATCCGAGGCCCCCTTCGACGCGATCGGGCTTGCCCGGCACCTTTTGCGCAGCGTGCGCTCGGGGGCGCTCGCTACGATCGATGCGGCCGACGGTACGCCCTTCGCCTCCCTGGTCACCATCGCCACGGACAGCGACGGCACGCCCCTGATGCTGCTCTCGCGGCTCTCGGCGCACACGCGCAACCTGGACAACGACCCGCGCGCCTCGCTGCTGTTCTCGGTCGGCGGCAAGGGCGATCCGCTGGCCCATCCCCGCCTGACCGTGACCGGCCGCGCCGCGCGCACGGACGAGCCGCGGATCCGCGAGCGCTTCCTGGCGCGCCACCCCAAGGCCAAGCTCTACGCCGACTTTCCCGATTTCGGCTTCTTCACCCTCGCGCCGAGCGCGGGTCACCTGAACGGCGGATTTGCCAAGGCGGCGACCCTGACACCGCAGGAGCTGCTCCTCGACCTCACCGGCGCCGAGGCGGTGGTGGCGGGCGAGCGCGGCGCCGTCGAGCATATGAACGCGGACCACGCCGACGCGCTCGCCCTCTACGCTGCGGGGACCGGCGAGCCCGGCACCGGCTGGCGCCTCACCGGGCTCGACCCGGAGGGGCTCGACCTGATGGCCGGCGAGCGCACGGCGCGGGTGCCCTACCCCGAGCCGGTGCGCGACATGGGGAGCTTGCGAAAAGTCCTCGTGGCGATGGCCGCCGCGGCGCGGGCCGCGGACGCGCCTCGACCCAAGGCCTGA
- the lepA gene encoding translation elongation factor 4, with amino-acid sequence MTTRTIDNIRNFSIVAHIDHGKSTLADRLIQQTGTVALRDMSEQMLDSMDIERERGITIKANTVRLEYKAEDGQDYVLNLMDTPGHVDFAYEVSRSLAACEGSLLVVDASQGVEAQTLANVYQALDANHEIVPVLNKVDLPAAEPDRVKEQIEEVIGLDASEAVPISAKTGLNIEAVLEAIVKRLPPPKGDREAPLKALLVDSWYDVYLGVVVLVRIVDGVLKKGMTIRMMGADAAYGVDRIGVFRPKMADIGELGPGEVGFFTGSIKEVADTRVGDTITEDKRQTTQMLPGFKEVQAVVFCGLFPVDAADFENLRGAMGKLRLNDASFSYEMETSAALGFGFRCGFLGLLHLEIIQERLEREFNLDLISTAPSVVYRLMMRDGELKELHNPADMPDPMKIETVEEPWIRATILTPDEYLGGVLKLCQDRRGIQIDLNYVGKRAMVVYDLPLNEVVFDFYDRLKSISKGYASFDYHVSDYREGDLVKMSILVNAEPVDALSMLVHRTRAESRGRAMCEKLKDLIPRHLFQIPVQAAIGGKIIARETIRALSKDVTAKCYGGDISRKRKLLDKQKEGKKRMRQFGRVEIPQEAFIAALKMDD; translated from the coding sequence ATGACCACGCGCACCATCGACAACATCCGCAACTTCTCCATCGTCGCGCATATCGACCACGGCAAGTCGACGCTCGCCGACCGGCTGATCCAGCAGACCGGCACCGTGGCCCTGCGCGACATGAGCGAGCAGATGCTCGACTCGATGGATATCGAGCGCGAACGCGGCATCACCATCAAGGCCAACACCGTCCGCCTGGAATACAAGGCGGAGGACGGGCAGGATTACGTCCTCAACCTGATGGACACGCCCGGCCACGTCGACTTCGCCTACGAGGTGTCGCGTTCGCTCGCCGCCTGCGAGGGCTCGCTGCTGGTGGTCGATGCCTCGCAGGGCGTCGAGGCGCAGACGCTCGCCAACGTCTACCAGGCGCTCGACGCCAACCACGAGATCGTGCCGGTCCTCAACAAGGTCGATCTCCCGGCCGCCGAGCCCGACCGGGTGAAGGAGCAGATCGAGGAGGTGATCGGTCTCGACGCCTCCGAGGCCGTGCCGATCTCGGCCAAGACCGGCCTCAACATCGAGGCGGTGCTGGAGGCCATCGTCAAGCGCCTGCCCCCGCCGAAGGGGGACCGCGAGGCGCCGCTGAAGGCGCTGCTGGTCGATTCCTGGTACGATGTCTATCTCGGCGTCGTCGTGCTAGTGCGCATCGTCGACGGCGTGCTGAAAAAAGGCATGACCATCCGTATGATGGGGGCGGATGCCGCCTACGGCGTCGACCGCATCGGCGTGTTCCGCCCGAAGATGGCCGATATCGGCGAACTCGGGCCGGGCGAGGTCGGCTTCTTCACCGGCTCGATCAAGGAGGTGGCCGATACCCGCGTCGGCGACACCATCACCGAGGACAAGCGCCAGACCACGCAGATGCTGCCGGGCTTCAAGGAAGTCCAGGCGGTGGTGTTCTGCGGCCTGTTCCCCGTGGACGCCGCCGACTTCGAGAATTTGCGTGGCGCCATGGGCAAGCTGCGCCTGAACGACGCCAGCTTCTCCTACGAGATGGAGACGAGCGCGGCGCTCGGCTTCGGCTTCCGCTGCGGTTTCTTGGGACTTCTCCACCTCGAGATCATCCAGGAGCGTCTGGAGCGCGAGTTTAACCTCGACCTGATCTCGACCGCGCCGTCGGTCGTCTACCGGCTGATGATGCGCGACGGCGAGCTCAAGGAACTGCACAACCCGGCCGACATGCCCGATCCGATGAAGATCGAGACGGTCGAGGAGCCGTGGATCCGCGCCACCATCCTCACGCCCGACGAGTATCTCGGCGGCGTGCTGAAGCTGTGCCAGGACCGGCGCGGCATCCAGATCGATCTGAACTACGTCGGCAAGCGCGCCATGGTCGTCTACGACCTGCCGCTGAACGAGGTGGTGTTCGATTTCTACGACCGCCTGAAGTCGATCTCGAAGGGCTACGCCTCGTTCGACTACCACGTCTCCGACTACCGCGAGGGCGACCTCGTGAAGATGTCGATCCTCGTCAACGCCGAGCCGGTCGATGCCCTCTCGATGCTCGTCCACCGCACCCGCGCCGAGTCGCGCGGCCGGGCGATGTGCGAGAAGCTGAAGGATCTGATCCCGCGCCACCTGTTCCAGATCCCGGTCCAGGCGGCGATCGGCGGCAAGATCATCGCCCGCGAGACCATCCGGGCGCTGTCGAAGGACGTAACCGCCAAGTGCTACGGCGGCGACATCTCGCGCAAGCGCAAGCTTCTGGACAAGCAGAAGGAAGGCAAGAAGCGTATGCGCCAGTTCGGCCGCGTGGAGATCCCGCAGGAGGCGTTCATCGCCGCCCTGAAGATGGACGATTGA
- a CDS encoding efflux RND transporter periplasmic adaptor subunit: MGGAHEENLTPRTMRLRTQLLVACVLGAGAAAALWYGRPKEVDAAVPTPAAVTQTTQGRFVLTDSQLATVTTVPVEQRLFYEDIATEGKISVDEYRATPVFSPYAGRVITIFARSGEQVKQGDKLFSLQANEMVQAQNDFLAALNVLNKSRSQLSYATNTEKRLHDLYDSRVTTLKELQTAQNDLATAQNDAKTAEVGLEAVRNRLRILGLADDDMKALQTKGAINPETTIYAPLSGTMIQRKIGPGQYINTGGSDPSYVIGDLGRVWIVAQLRETDAAKVDLGERIRFRVLAYPNQSFESRINYIGASVDPATRRIVVRAEVDNPKGLLKPEMYASVHIINERETVSRAVPRQAVIFEGDKARVWVLGAGNAVESRPVKTGFIDGNNIEVTDGLSVGERVISKGALFIDGMTDQQG; this comes from the coding sequence ATGGGCGGGGCGCACGAGGAAAACCTGACGCCGCGGACGATGCGGTTGCGCACGCAACTCCTCGTCGCCTGCGTGCTGGGAGCGGGGGCGGCCGCCGCCCTGTGGTACGGTCGGCCGAAGGAGGTCGATGCCGCGGTGCCGACGCCGGCCGCGGTCACGCAGACGACGCAGGGACGCTTCGTGCTCACCGACAGCCAGCTCGCCACGGTCACGACCGTGCCGGTGGAGCAGCGGCTGTTCTACGAGGACATCGCCACTGAGGGGAAGATCAGCGTCGACGAGTACCGCGCGACGCCCGTCTTCTCGCCCTATGCCGGCCGGGTCATCACCATCTTCGCCCGCTCCGGCGAACAGGTGAAGCAGGGGGACAAGCTGTTCTCGCTCCAGGCCAACGAGATGGTCCAGGCGCAAAACGACTTCCTCGCAGCGCTGAACGTGCTCAACAAGTCGCGCTCGCAGCTCTCCTACGCCACGAACACGGAAAAGCGGCTGCACGACCTCTACGATTCCCGCGTCACCACGCTGAAGGAATTGCAGACGGCACAGAACGATCTCGCCACCGCGCAGAACGACGCCAAGACGGCGGAGGTCGGCCTGGAGGCGGTGCGCAACCGCCTGCGCATCCTCGGGCTGGCCGACGACGACATGAAGGCGCTCCAGACCAAGGGCGCGATCAACCCCGAGACGACGATCTACGCGCCGCTCTCCGGCACCATGATCCAGCGCAAGATCGGCCCGGGCCAGTACATCAACACCGGCGGCTCCGATCCCTCCTACGTCATCGGCGATCTCGGCCGGGTCTGGATCGTCGCGCAGCTGCGCGAGACCGATGCGGCCAAGGTCGATCTCGGCGAGCGCATCCGCTTCCGGGTGCTCGCCTATCCGAACCAGAGCTTCGAGAGCCGGATCAATTATATCGGCGCCTCGGTCGATCCCGCCACGCGCCGCATCGTCGTGCGCGCGGAGGTCGACAATCCCAAGGGGCTCTTGAAGCCCGAGATGTATGCCAGCGTCCACATCATCAACGAGCGCGAGACCGTCTCCCGCGCCGTGCCACGGCAGGCGGTGATCTTCGAGGGCGACAAGGCGCGGGTCTGGGTGCTCGGCGCCGGCAACGCCGTGGAGAGCCGCCCGGTGAAGACCGGCTTCATCGACGGCAACAACATCGAGGTCACGGACGGTCTCTCCGTCGGCGAGCGGGTGATCTCGAAGGGCGCCCTGTTCATCGACGGCATGACCGATCAGCAGGGCTGA
- a CDS encoding efflux RND transporter permease subunit produces the protein MNGIVALALRQRPLVILAFVLFVVGGLAAFQNLNIEAYPDPTPPMVDVVTQTDGLSAEEIERYVTIPIERITSGMPNLKQVRTISLYGLSDVKLQFGFEFDYLQAEQQVLNRLQQLDPLPAGAKPTISPISPIGEIFRYKLTAPPGYSVLDLRTLQEWVLKKRFRAVPGVIDAIGWGGKTKTIELSVDLDRLMAYGLTLSNVVKTLNDSNLNVGGNRVAIGGQSAVVRAVGLIRDVDDINGTVLTQVGGAPVLVKDIATVTIGHQPRLGIAGMNDENDIVQGIVLMRRGEKSTPSIEAVKAEVAKIEAAGILPPGVKIERIYDRAELIAVTTHTVLHNMVVGILLILAIQWLFLGNLRSALIVVATIPFALFFAVLILVARDESANLLSVGALDFGLIVDGTVIMVEAIFRRLSGHGIPGYPPPGLDAKSGRIALAAGDVSRSIFFAAAIIVTGFLPLFTLTGVEGHIFGPMATTYAYALLGGLIATFTVTPALAAYLLPAHIEEKETILVRFLDRIYRPAVRAALGARLVTMACVALIAVGVGVAGRHLGSEFLPKLEEGNLWVRATMPATISLQESNGYVNAMRKIIAQIPEVERVVSQHGRPDDGTDAAGFFNAEFFAPMKPLDQWRPGMDKERLTEEMLHKLQAAFPGVDFNLSQYLQDNVAEAVSGIKGENSFKIFGPDLQTLTDTAKQVQRVLSTIHGVEDLAVFQSLGQPTIEIDVDRVRAARYGLTPGDINTTVRTAIGGDSAGDLYDPGSERHYPIMVRLQPQFRQSIEAIANLRIAGQSPANGAPVQFPLSAVAKVQLVSGPAYIYREAQERYLPVKFSVRGRDLGSTIEEARARVADEVKLPPGYRLELVGEFNNMKGAIARLSVTVPIAVGIIAILLFMNFSSVVDSLLALSVIPMAMAGGILALSLTGTSFSVSAAIGFIALLGIAVMDGIIVLSFYNDLLAAGVQRVPAMLRTCYTQMRPVVMTCVVAGVGLLPAAFSTGVGSQVQKPLALVVVGGMALAPLLILLVLPVLILTFSRRKPAVHSEASDRVAAAQAHAGAH, from the coding sequence ATGAACGGCATCGTCGCGCTCGCGCTCCGGCAGCGCCCCCTCGTCATTCTCGCCTTCGTGCTGTTCGTGGTCGGCGGGCTCGCCGCCTTCCAGAATCTCAACATCGAGGCTTATCCCGATCCGACCCCGCCGATGGTCGATGTCGTGACCCAGACCGACGGCCTCTCGGCGGAGGAAATCGAGCGCTACGTCACGATCCCGATCGAGCGCATCACCTCGGGCATGCCGAACCTGAAGCAGGTGCGCACGATCTCGCTCTACGGCCTGTCCGACGTGAAGCTGCAATTCGGCTTCGAGTTCGACTACCTCCAGGCCGAGCAGCAGGTGCTGAACCGCCTGCAGCAGCTCGATCCGCTGCCGGCGGGGGCCAAGCCCACCATCTCGCCGATCAGCCCGATCGGCGAAATCTTCCGCTACAAGCTCACGGCCCCGCCCGGCTACAGCGTGCTGGACCTGCGCACGCTCCAGGAATGGGTGCTGAAGAAGCGCTTCCGCGCGGTGCCGGGCGTGATCGACGCCATCGGCTGGGGCGGCAAGACAAAGACCATCGAACTCTCCGTCGATCTCGACCGGCTGATGGCCTACGGCCTGACGCTCTCGAACGTGGTCAAGACGCTCAACGACAGCAACCTCAATGTCGGCGGCAATCGCGTCGCCATCGGCGGCCAATCGGCGGTAGTGCGCGCGGTCGGCCTGATCCGCGACGTGGACGACATCAACGGCACCGTGCTGACCCAGGTCGGCGGTGCGCCGGTGCTGGTGAAGGATATCGCCACCGTCACCATCGGCCACCAGCCGCGACTCGGCATCGCCGGCATGAACGACGAGAACGACATCGTTCAGGGCATCGTCCTGATGCGCCGCGGCGAGAAGAGCACACCGTCGATCGAAGCCGTGAAGGCGGAGGTCGCCAAGATCGAGGCCGCCGGCATCCTGCCGCCGGGCGTGAAGATCGAGCGGATCTACGACCGCGCCGAGCTGATCGCGGTGACCACTCACACCGTGCTGCACAACATGGTGGTCGGCATCCTGCTGATCCTCGCGATCCAGTGGCTGTTTCTCGGCAATCTTCGCTCGGCGCTCATCGTTGTGGCGACGATCCCCTTCGCTCTGTTCTTCGCCGTCCTCATCCTCGTGGCGCGCGACGAATCCGCCAACCTGCTCTCGGTCGGCGCCCTCGATTTCGGCCTCATCGTCGACGGCACCGTCATCATGGTCGAGGCGATCTTCCGGCGGCTCTCCGGCCACGGCATCCCCGGCTACCCGCCGCCGGGGCTCGATGCGAAATCCGGGCGCATCGCGCTGGCCGCGGGCGATGTCAGCCGCTCGATCTTCTTCGCGGCGGCCATCATTGTCACCGGCTTCCTGCCGCTGTTCACGCTCACCGGCGTCGAGGGCCACATCTTCGGCCCGATGGCGACGACCTACGCCTACGCACTCCTTGGCGGCCTCATCGCCACCTTCACGGTCACGCCCGCGCTCGCCGCCTACCTGCTGCCGGCCCATATCGAGGAGAAGGAGACGATCCTGGTCCGCTTCCTCGACCGGATCTACCGCCCGGCGGTGCGCGCGGCCCTTGGTGCCCGGCTCGTCACGATGGCCTGCGTTGCGCTGATCGCCGTCGGCGTCGGCGTGGCGGGCCGCCATCTCGGCTCGGAATTCCTGCCCAAGCTGGAAGAGGGCAACCTCTGGGTCCGCGCCACCATGCCGGCGACGATCTCGCTGCAGGAGAGCAACGGCTACGTCAACGCGATGCGCAAGATCATCGCTCAGATCCCGGAGGTCGAGCGCGTGGTGTCGCAGCACGGGCGTCCGGATGACGGCACCGACGCGGCCGGCTTCTTCAACGCCGAGTTCTTCGCGCCGATGAAGCCGCTCGACCAGTGGCGCCCCGGCATGGACAAGGAGCGGCTCACCGAGGAAATGCTGCACAAGCTCCAGGCGGCCTTCCCCGGCGTCGATTTCAACCTGTCGCAATATCTTCAGGACAACGTCGCCGAGGCGGTCTCCGGCATTAAGGGCGAGAACTCGTTCAAGATCTTCGGGCCCGACCTGCAGACGCTGACCGACACGGCCAAGCAAGTGCAGCGGGTGCTCTCGACGATCCACGGCGTCGAGGATCTCGCCGTGTTCCAGTCGCTCGGCCAGCCGACCATCGAGATCGACGTGGACCGGGTGCGCGCCGCCCGCTACGGCCTGACGCCGGGCGACATCAACACCACCGTGCGCACCGCCATCGGCGGCGACTCGGCCGGCGACCTCTACGATCCCGGCTCCGAGCGGCACTACCCGATCATGGTGCGCCTCCAGCCCCAGTTCCGCCAGAGCATCGAGGCGATCGCCAACCTGCGCATCGCCGGCCAGAGCCCGGCCAACGGAGCGCCCGTGCAGTTCCCCTTGAGCGCGGTGGCGAAGGTCCAACTCGTCTCCGGCCCGGCCTACATCTACCGCGAGGCGCAGGAGCGCTACCTGCCGGTGAAGTTCTCGGTGCGCGGGCGCGATCTCGGCAGCACCATCGAGGAGGCGCGCGCCCGCGTCGCCGACGAGGTGAAGCTGCCGCCGGGCTATCGGCTGGAACTGGTCGGCGAGTTCAACAACATGAAGGGCGCGATCGCCCGCCTGTCCGTGACCGTCCCGATCGCGGTCGGCATCATCGCGATCCTGCTGTTCATGAACTTCTCATCGGTGGTGGATTCGCTGCTGGCGCTGAGCGTGATCCCGATGGCGATGGCCGGCGGCATCCTCGCACTGTCGCTCACCGGCACCTCGTTTTCCGTCTCGGCGGCGATCGGCTTCATCGCGCTCCTCGGCATCGCGGTGATGGACGGCATCATCGTGCTGTCCTTCTACAACGACCTCCTGGCCGCGGGCGTGCAGCGCGTGCCGGCGATGCTGCGCACCTGCTACACCCAGATGCGCCCCGTGGTGATGACCTGCGTCGTGGCCGGCGTCGGCCTTCTGCCGGCCGCCTTCTCCACCGGCGTCGGCTCGCAGGTTCAGAAGCCGCTCGCGCTGGTGGTGGTCGGCGGCATGGCGCTCGCGCCCCTGCTGATCCTGCTCGTGCTGCCGGTGCTGATCCTCACCTTCTCGCGCCGCAAGCCCGCCGTCCATTCGGAGGCCTCGGACCGGGTCGCCGCCGCGCAGGCGCATGCCGGAGCGCATTGA